One segment of Anatilimnocola aggregata DNA contains the following:
- a CDS encoding 3-keto-disaccharide hydrolase produces MPKRIRSCVIFFVFCCSSSGLPADPPAVTKTPPTSATVRKTVGLFNGKDLTGWQVDVPELDKNPDAKATFIVRDGLLVSLGQPAGHLITKEKYENYRLAVEYRFAAKPGNCGVLVHASTPRALYKMFPKSIEVQMNSGHAGDFWCIVEDITVPDMVNRRGPQETWGVTEGKARRILNLTDDSEKKPGEWNTMVIECVQDAVKVWVNGDLVNHGTKCTATKGQIALQAEGSEVEFCKLELTPITKLTEP; encoded by the coding sequence ATGCCAAAGCGAATTCGCAGTTGTGTGATTTTCTTCGTGTTCTGCTGCAGCAGTAGCGGGCTTCCGGCAGACCCGCCGGCCGTGACGAAAACGCCGCCTACGTCTGCAACCGTCAGAAAAACAGTTGGCCTGTTCAATGGCAAGGATCTGACCGGCTGGCAGGTCGATGTTCCGGAACTGGATAAGAACCCGGACGCCAAAGCGACCTTTATCGTCCGCGACGGGCTGCTGGTCAGTCTGGGCCAACCGGCTGGCCACCTCATCACTAAGGAGAAATACGAGAACTATCGGCTGGCAGTCGAGTACCGTTTCGCGGCCAAACCCGGCAATTGCGGCGTGCTGGTTCATGCCTCCACGCCCCGGGCGCTTTACAAGATGTTCCCGAAGTCGATTGAGGTTCAGATGAATTCCGGTCACGCTGGCGATTTCTGGTGCATCGTCGAAGACATCACCGTGCCCGACATGGTCAATCGCCGCGGCCCGCAGGAGACCTGGGGTGTCACCGAGGGAAAGGCCCGACGGATTTTGAACCTGACGGACGATTCAGAAAAGAAGCCCGGCGAGTGGAACACGATGGTCATCGAATGCGTTCAGGATGCCGTCAAGGTGTGGGTCAACGGTGATCTCGTGAATCACGGAACCAAATGCACTGCGACGAAAGGACAAATTGCCCTGCAAGCGGAAGGCTCCGAAGTCGAGTTTTGCAAGCTGGAACTGACACCGATTACGAAGTTGACCGAACCTTAA